A window of Mercenaria mercenaria strain notata chromosome 16, MADL_Memer_1, whole genome shotgun sequence contains these coding sequences:
- the LOC123540937 gene encoding uncharacterized protein LOC123540937 isoform X2: MKQKAPPRNQKHTKKVRCGISDDEQEKALLLYSKQLQQRNGKCNGIIIPEAYVEKQNGHSSKYTKLVHVDKQEIESLLEEILALYDISNVPDSEKPNVTKHKKLCQDLFAISPTIKRMGYRYSKFHIYALEINEEENKRKRNNEIDQVLHRNGIFDYEVTQCTDNVKPLMYVGASVEARSETSVSVRTRKSSTSVTKRGTLGCFVNLKHRRRRLRSKQCAILARHVAEHCSDLYHVSDDQDRKIASILPATCVNENGSLDIAAAEMHEQLDEDGIRFKDSDRNLLPGRMHEYNGEDKIIRSGKRVHIWGATSNPGHGVITAPEIIYEGMKDPLIQIEDKDATEETRFARGGDSGAMVCADDPEGNCVHALAVVMGIPANVQAKQTKREYLTIPLSRGLAQIQRQTDKHVELC; encoded by the exons atgaaacaaaaagcCCCTCCTCGAAATCAGAAACACACTAAAAAAGTGAGATGCGGTATTTCTGATGATGAACAAGAAAAGGCTCTTTTGCTGTATTCTAAGCAACTGCAGCAAAGAAATG GGAAATGTAATGGTATTATAATACCTGAAGCATATGTTGAAAAACAGAACGGACACAGCTCTAAGTATACAAAGCTTGTGCATGTCGATAAACAAGAGATAGAAAGTCTACTGGAAGAGATCTTAGCTTTGTATGACATCAGCAATGTACCCGACTCAGAAAAACCAAATGTTACAAAACACAAGAAG cTTTGTCAAGATTTGTTTGCTATAAGCCCTACAATAAAAAGAATGGGATACCGATATAGCAAATTTCACATTTATGCACTGGAAATCAATGAGGAAGAAAATAAGAGAAAACGCAATAACGAAATTGACCAAGTGTTGCATAGAAATGGCATTTTTGATTACGAGGTAACACAATGTACAGACAATGTCAAACCATTAATGTATGTCGGAGCAAGTGTCGAGGCAAGATCAGAAACGTCAGTATCTGTTAGAACTAGAAAATCCAGCACATCTGTAACGAAACGTGGTACGCTTGGATGCTTTGTAAATCTGAAACATCGGCGAAGACGGCTGAGGAGTAAACAATGTGCTATTCTCGCAAGGCATGTTGCAGAGCACTGTAGTGATTTATATCATGTATCTGATGACCAAGACCGCAAGATTGCAAGTATCCTGCCGGCGACATGTGTAAACGAGAACGGAAGTCTGGATATTGCAGCTGCCGAAATGCATGAACAACTTGATGAAGACGGTATAAGATTTAAAGACTCTGACAGAAATTTACTACCTGGTAGAATGCACGAATACAATGGTGAAGACAAAATCATTCGTTCAGGAAAAAGGGTACATATTTGGGGAGCCACCTCCAACCCTGGACATGGCGTAATAACAGCACCAGAGATTATTTACGAAGGAATGAAAGATCCGTTGATACAAATTGAAGACAAAGATGCAACTGAAGAAACACGATTTGCTAGAGGAGGCGATAGTGGAGCAATGGTCTGCGCTGATGATCCTGAGGGAAACTGTGTTCATGCTCTAGCAGTGGTCATGGGCATTCCGGCGAATGTCCAAGCAAAGCAAACGAAACGGGAATATCTCACAATTCCGTTATCAAGGGGACTAGcacaaatacaaagacaaacagacaaacacgTTGAATTATGCTGA
- the LOC123540937 gene encoding uncharacterized protein LOC123540937 isoform X1, producing the protein MKQKAPPRNQKHTKKVRCGISDDEQEKALLLYSKQLQQRNGKCNGIIIPEAYVEKQNGHSSKYTKLVHVDKQEIESLLEEILALYDISNVPDSEKPNVTKHKKVKVTPELCQDLFAISPTIKRMGYRYSKFHIYALEINEEENKRKRNNEIDQVLHRNGIFDYEVTQCTDNVKPLMYVGASVEARSETSVSVRTRKSSTSVTKRGTLGCFVNLKHRRRRLRSKQCAILARHVAEHCSDLYHVSDDQDRKIASILPATCVNENGSLDIAAAEMHEQLDEDGIRFKDSDRNLLPGRMHEYNGEDKIIRSGKRVHIWGATSNPGHGVITAPEIIYEGMKDPLIQIEDKDATEETRFARGGDSGAMVCADDPEGNCVHALAVVMGIPANVQAKQTKREYLTIPLSRGLAQIQRQTDKHVELC; encoded by the exons atgaaacaaaaagcCCCTCCTCGAAATCAGAAACACACTAAAAAAGTGAGATGCGGTATTTCTGATGATGAACAAGAAAAGGCTCTTTTGCTGTATTCTAAGCAACTGCAGCAAAGAAATG GGAAATGTAATGGTATTATAATACCTGAAGCATATGTTGAAAAACAGAACGGACACAGCTCTAAGTATACAAAGCTTGTGCATGTCGATAAACAAGAGATAGAAAGTCTACTGGAAGAGATCTTAGCTTTGTATGACATCAGCAATGTACCCGACTCAGAAAAACCAAATGTTACAAAACACAAGAAGGTTAAAGTTACTCCAGAG cTTTGTCAAGATTTGTTTGCTATAAGCCCTACAATAAAAAGAATGGGATACCGATATAGCAAATTTCACATTTATGCACTGGAAATCAATGAGGAAGAAAATAAGAGAAAACGCAATAACGAAATTGACCAAGTGTTGCATAGAAATGGCATTTTTGATTACGAGGTAACACAATGTACAGACAATGTCAAACCATTAATGTATGTCGGAGCAAGTGTCGAGGCAAGATCAGAAACGTCAGTATCTGTTAGAACTAGAAAATCCAGCACATCTGTAACGAAACGTGGTACGCTTGGATGCTTTGTAAATCTGAAACATCGGCGAAGACGGCTGAGGAGTAAACAATGTGCTATTCTCGCAAGGCATGTTGCAGAGCACTGTAGTGATTTATATCATGTATCTGATGACCAAGACCGCAAGATTGCAAGTATCCTGCCGGCGACATGTGTAAACGAGAACGGAAGTCTGGATATTGCAGCTGCCGAAATGCATGAACAACTTGATGAAGACGGTATAAGATTTAAAGACTCTGACAGAAATTTACTACCTGGTAGAATGCACGAATACAATGGTGAAGACAAAATCATTCGTTCAGGAAAAAGGGTACATATTTGGGGAGCCACCTCCAACCCTGGACATGGCGTAATAACAGCACCAGAGATTATTTACGAAGGAATGAAAGATCCGTTGATACAAATTGAAGACAAAGATGCAACTGAAGAAACACGATTTGCTAGAGGAGGCGATAGTGGAGCAATGGTCTGCGCTGATGATCCTGAGGGAAACTGTGTTCATGCTCTAGCAGTGGTCATGGGCATTCCGGCGAATGTCCAAGCAAAGCAAACGAAACGGGAATATCTCACAATTCCGTTATCAAGGGGACTAGcacaaatacaaagacaaacagacaaacacgTTGAATTATGCTGA